A section of the Labrus mixtus chromosome 15, fLabMix1.1, whole genome shotgun sequence genome encodes:
- the ptpn1 gene encoding tyrosine-protein phosphatase non-receptor type 1: MEAEFREIDENGSWSVVYQDIRQQSCELPCKVAKLPENKNRNRYRDVSPFDHSRICLQLGTNNYINASLIAVEEAQRHYILTQGPLPNTCGHFWEMVWEQRTRGVVMLNRVIEKGSIKCAQYWPHREEGDAIFEDTNFRLTLVSEDIKSYYTVRQLELENLSTRETREILHFHYTTWPDFGVPESPASFLNFLFKVRESGCLNSDQGAVVVHCSAGIGRSGTFCLVDTCLLLMSMRKDPSSVRIRDVLLEMRRHRMGLIQTADQLRFSYLAVIEGAKYIKGDTSLQESWKELSNEEDDPPEFTPPPPPPPPRDPHNGKVEPSFFPENDELIQQMEIRILGSSQEPEEPELRKRNVAAPQPPPDTADQLDGHVEIHEQIWRAPTKSQQQLESEDQELPESAEQPKESSPVPETWSPLLTNVCLCTALALSAYVCYRAYFH; this comes from the exons ATGGAAGCCGAGTTTCGGGAAATCGATGAAAACGGGAGTTGGAGCGTCGTTTATCAG GATATTCGTCAGCAGTCATGTGAACTCCCTTGCAAGGTTGCTAAATTACCCGAGAACAAGAACCGAAATCGTTACAGAGATGTCAGCCCAT tCGACCACAGCAGAATATGTCTGCAGCTGGGTACCAACAACTACATTAACGCCAGCCTGATCGCAGTAGAGGAGGCGCAGAGGCACTATATTCTCACTCAG GGACCCCTTCCAAATACATGTGGCCACTTCTGGGAGATGGTGTGGGAGCAGAGGACCCGTGGTGTAGTGATGCTGAACAGAGTCATAGAGAAAGGATCT ATTAAATGTGCCCAATATTggccacacagagaggagggagatgcTATCTTTGAAGATACCAATTTCAGGCTCACTCTTGTCTCAGAGGACATCAAATCTTACTACACAGTCCGTCAGCTGGAGTTGGAAAATCTGTCT ACTCGAGAGACTCGTGAGATTTTACATTTCCACTACACCACCTGGCCTGACTTCGGGGTGCCAGAGTCCCCCGCCTCCTTCCTTAACTTTCTGTTCAAGGTGCGAGAGTCGGGTTGTTTAAACTCGGATCAGGGAGCGGTGGTGGTGCACTGCAGTGCCGGCATCGGACGCTCTGGGACCTTCTGTCTGGTGGACACCTGCCTCTTATTG ATGTCCATGCGTAAGGACCCGTCTTCAGTGCGTATTCGCGATGTGCTGCTGGAGATGAGACGCCATCGAATGGGTTTGATCCAGACGGCAGATCAACTTCGCTTCTCCTACCTCGCTGTCATTGAAGGTGCCAAATACATCAAAGGAGATACATCTCTGCAG gAGTCATGGAAAGAGCTGTCAAACGAGGAAGATGATCCTCCAGAgttcacccctcctcctcctcctcctcctcccagagACCCTCATAATGGCAAAGTTGAGCCGTCCTTTTTCCCTGAAAATGACGAGCTCATCCAACAGATGGAAATCCGTATTCTGGG GTCCTCACAAGAGCCAGAAGAGCCAGAACTGAGAAAGAGGAACGTCGCTGCCCCTCAGCCTCCTCCTGACACCGCGGACCAGCTCGATGGTCACGTGGAAATCCATGAGCAAATCTGGAGAGCTCCAACCAAATCCCAGCAGCAGCTCGAGTCCGAGGATCAGGAGTTGCCCGAGTCAGCCGAGCAGCCAAAGGAAAGCTCTCCTGTGCCGGAGACCTGGTCCCCGCTACTCACCAACGTGTGCCTGTGCACAGCACTGGCTCTCAGTGCTTACGTCTGCTATCGAGCCTATTTCCACtga
- the tuba5 gene encoding tubulin alpha 5: protein MRECISIHVGQAGVQTGNACWELFCLEHGIGPDGVFLDNQAEPNSREDPFNTFFNTGSSGRHVPRAIYVDLEPTVVDEVRVGKYRELFHPEQLISGKEDAANNYARGHYTVGKEVIDGVMERIRKMTDQCTGLQGFLVFHSFGGGTGSGFTSLLMERLSVDYGKKSKLEFAVYPAPQVSTAVVEPYNAILTTHTTLEHSDCAFMVDNEAIYDICRRNMDIESPGYINLNRLIAQIVSSITTSLRFDGALNVDLMEFQTNLVPFPRIHFPLVTYSPIISAEKAYHEQLTVAEITSACFEPTNQMVKCDPRHGKYMACCMLYRGDVVPKEVNTAIAIIKTKSSIQFVDWCPTGFKVGINYQPPTAVPGGDLAKVQRAVCMLSNTTAIAEAWSRLDHKFDLMYAKRAFVHWYVGEGMEEGEFTEAREDLACLERDYEELAHSNQDFEIEDQEY from the exons ATG agaGAGTGCATCTCCATCCACGTGGGTCAGGCAGGTGTGCAGACAGGaaatgcatgctgggagctCTTCTGCCTGGAGCACGGCATCGGGCCTGACGGCGTCTTCCTGGACAATCAGGCAGAACCCAACTCTCGTGAAGACCCGTTCAACACTTTCTTCAACACTGGGAGTTCTGGGCGTCATGTTCCCAGAGCCATATATGTGGACCTGGAGCCCACGGTGGTCG ATGAGGTGAGGGTTGGGAAGTACAGAGAGCTGTTCCATCCTGAGCAACTGATCTCCGGAAAGGAGGATGCGGCCAACAACTACGCTCGTGGCCATTACACTGTGGGAAAGGAGGTCATTGATGGAGTCATGGAGCGGATTCGCAAAATG ACAGACCAGTGCACCGGGCTGCAGGGTTTCCTCGTCTTTCACAGCTTTGGAGGTGGAACCGGCTCTGGCTTCACCTCTCTGCTGATGGAGCGTCTGTCTGTTGATTATGGGAAGAAGTCAAAGCTGGAGTTTGCAGTCTACCCGGCTCCTCAGGTGTCCACAGCTGTGGTGGAGCCGTACAACGCCATCCTGACCACCCACACCACCTTAGAGCACTCCGACTGCGCCTTCATGGTGGACAACGAGGCCATCTACGACATCTGTCGCCGCAACATGGACATTGAGAGTCCTGGTTACATCAACCTCAACAGATTGATCGCTCAGATTGTGTCATCCATCACAACCTCGCTTCGGTTTGACGGAGCTCTCAATGTAGACCTCATGGAGTTCCAGACCAACCTGGTCCCATTTCCACGTATCCACTTCCCTCTGGTCACCTACTCACCCATCATCTCTGCCGAGAAGGCGTACCACGAGCAGCTGACTGTGGCCGAGATCACGAGCGCCTGCTTCGAGCCAACCAATCAGATGGTCAAGTGTGACCCTCGTCACGGCAAGTACATGGCTTGCTGCATGCTGTACCGAGGGGATGTCGTTCCGAAGGAGGTCAACACTGCCATTGCAATTATAAAGACCAAAAGCTCCATTCAGTTTGTCGACTGGTGCCCCACTGGCTTCAAG GTTGGGATCAATTACCAACCCCCCACAGCAGTTCCTGGGGGAGACCTGGCCAAAGTCCAACGAGCTGTGTGCATGCTGAGCAACACCACTGCCATCGCCGAGGCCTGGTCTCGTCTCGACCACAAGTTTGACCTCATGTACGCCAAGCGTGCGTTTGTCCACTGGTACGTGGGTGAGggcatggaggagggagagtttACAGAGGCCAGAGAGGACCTGGCCTGTCTGGAGAGGGATTACGAGGAGTTGGCTCATTCGAACCAAGATTTTGAGATTGAGGACCAAGAATACTGA
- the LOC132989889 gene encoding kelch-like protein 12 isoform X2, with amino-acid sequence MAPKDIMTNSHAKSILNAMNALRKSNTLCDITLRVENTDFPAHRIVLAACSDYFCAMFTSELAEKGKSFVDIQGLTASTMEILLDFVYTETVLVTVENVQELLPAACLLQLKGVKRACCDFLESQLDPSNCLGIRDFAETHNCLDLMQAAELFSQKHFSEVVQHEEFMLLSQTEVEKLIKCDEIQVDSEEPVFEAVLNWVKHNRKEREPYLPDMLEFVRLPLLTPRYITDVIDAEPLIRCSLPCRDLVDEAKKFHLRPELRSEMQGPRTQARLGAKEVLLVIGGFGSQQSPIDIVEKYDPKTQEWSFLPNIARKRRYVATVSLHDRVYVIGGYDGRSRLSSVECLDYTADEDGVWYTVATMNVRRGLAGATTLGDMIYVAGGFDGSRRHTSMERYDPNIDQWSMLGDMQTAREGAGLVVASGLIYCLGGYDGLNILNSVERYDPHTGHWTSVTPMATKRSGAGVALLNDHIYVVGGFDGVSHLDSVEVYNIRTDYWTTVASMTTPRCYVGATVLRGRLYAIAGYDGNSLLSSIECYDPVIDSWEVVTSMATQRCDAGVCVLREK; translated from the exons ATGGCTCCCAAGGACATCATGACCAACTCCCATGCAAAATCCATCCTCAATGCAATGAATGCACTTCGGAAGAGCAACACACTCTGCGACATCACTCTGAGGGTGGAGAACACAGATTTCCCGGCTCACCGGATTGTCTTGGCCGCCTGCAGCGACTACTTTTGTGCCATGTTCACCAgcgag CTTGCAGAGAAGGGGAAATCCTTTGTGGACATCCAGGGGCTCACCGCTTCGACAATGGAGATCCTGCTGGACTTTGTCTACACAGAGACGGTTTTAGTCACAGTGGAGAATGTACAAGAGCTGCTCCCTGCTGCGTGCTTGCTGCAGCTCAAAG GGGTGAAACGAGCCTGCTGCGATTTTTTGGAGAGTCAGCTAGACCCTTCCAACTGTCTGGGTATCCGAGACTTTGCCGAAACTCACAACTGCCTCGACCTGATGCAGGCCGCTGAGCTCTTCTCGCAGAAGCATTTCTCTGAGGTGGTTCAGCACGAAGAGTTCATGCTGCTCAGCCAGACAGAAGTGGAAAAGCTCATAAAGTGTGATGAAATCCAG GTGGACTCAGAGGAGCCTGTGTTTGAAGCCGTGTTAAACTGGGTCAAACACAACCGAAAAGAGCGAGAGCCCTATCTTCCAGACATGCTCGAGTTTGTCCGATTGCCGCTCCTGACCCCCCGCTACATTACAGATGTCATTGATGCCGAG CCCCTCATACGGTGTAGCCTGCCGTGTCGAGACCTTGTTGATGAAGCCAAGAAATTCCACTTGAGACCCGAGCTGAGGAGTGAGATGCAGGGCCCGCGCACACAAGCTAGACTAG gTGCCAAAGAAGTCTTGTTGGTTATTGGAGGGTTTGGCAGCCAACAATCACCCATCGACATCGTTGAAAAATATGATCCCAAAACACAAGAGTGGAGCTTCCTGCCT AACATTGCACGGAAAAGGCGCTACGTCGCCACGGTGTCTCTTCATGATCGCGTTTATGTGATCGGAGGTTATGACGGCCGCTCGAGGCTCAGCTCAGTGGAGTGTCTGGACTACACCGCAGACGAGGACGGGGTTTGGTACACCGTCGCCACCATGAACGTGCGCCGTGGACTCGCCGGAGCCACAACACTCGGAG ATATGATTTATGTTGCTGGGGGCTTTGATGGCAGCCGACGTCACACCAGCATGGAGAGATATGACCCAAACATTGACCagtggagcatgctgggagataTGCAGACGGCCAGAGAAGGAGCTGGTTTGGTGGTGGCCAGTGGGCTCATATACTGTCTGG GTGGATACGATGGACTCAATATTCTGAATTCAGTGGAGCGGTATGACCCACACACAGGCCACTGGACCAGTGTTACCCCCATGGCCACCAAGCGGTCAG GAGCTGGTGTGGCGTTACTAAATGACCACATCTACGTCGTCGGGGGCTTTGATGGCGTCTCACATCTGGACTCTGTTGAAGTCTACAACATCAGAACGGACTATTGGACGACAGTAGCCAGTATGACCACTCCTCGATGTTACGTAGGAGCGACCGTTCTACGAGGACGTCTCTACGCCATCGCAGG CTATGACGGGAACTCTCTCCTCAGCAGTATTGAATGTTACGACCCTGTCATCGACTCCTGGGAGGTTGTCACTTCGATGGCGACACAGCGGTGTGACGCGGGAGTCTGCGTTCTACGAGAAAAGTGA
- the LOC132989889 gene encoding kelch-like protein 12 isoform X1: MCSYSYCLPVVEKVFKSFNDSLSSLRSLKDSEGSMAPKDIMTNSHAKSILNAMNALRKSNTLCDITLRVENTDFPAHRIVLAACSDYFCAMFTSELAEKGKSFVDIQGLTASTMEILLDFVYTETVLVTVENVQELLPAACLLQLKGVKRACCDFLESQLDPSNCLGIRDFAETHNCLDLMQAAELFSQKHFSEVVQHEEFMLLSQTEVEKLIKCDEIQVDSEEPVFEAVLNWVKHNRKEREPYLPDMLEFVRLPLLTPRYITDVIDAEPLIRCSLPCRDLVDEAKKFHLRPELRSEMQGPRTQARLGAKEVLLVIGGFGSQQSPIDIVEKYDPKTQEWSFLPNIARKRRYVATVSLHDRVYVIGGYDGRSRLSSVECLDYTADEDGVWYTVATMNVRRGLAGATTLGDMIYVAGGFDGSRRHTSMERYDPNIDQWSMLGDMQTAREGAGLVVASGLIYCLGGYDGLNILNSVERYDPHTGHWTSVTPMATKRSGAGVALLNDHIYVVGGFDGVSHLDSVEVYNIRTDYWTTVASMTTPRCYVGATVLRGRLYAIAGYDGNSLLSSIECYDPVIDSWEVVTSMATQRCDAGVCVLREK; this comes from the exons ATGTGTAGCTATAGTTATTGCCTCCCAGTGGTGGAAAAAGTGTTCAAATCTTTTAACG ATTCCTTGAGTAGTTTGAGATCCTTGAAAGACTCCGAAGGCAGCATGGCTCCCAAGGACATCATGACCAACTCCCATGCAAAATCCATCCTCAATGCAATGAATGCACTTCGGAAGAGCAACACACTCTGCGACATCACTCTGAGGGTGGAGAACACAGATTTCCCGGCTCACCGGATTGTCTTGGCCGCCTGCAGCGACTACTTTTGTGCCATGTTCACCAgcgag CTTGCAGAGAAGGGGAAATCCTTTGTGGACATCCAGGGGCTCACCGCTTCGACAATGGAGATCCTGCTGGACTTTGTCTACACAGAGACGGTTTTAGTCACAGTGGAGAATGTACAAGAGCTGCTCCCTGCTGCGTGCTTGCTGCAGCTCAAAG GGGTGAAACGAGCCTGCTGCGATTTTTTGGAGAGTCAGCTAGACCCTTCCAACTGTCTGGGTATCCGAGACTTTGCCGAAACTCACAACTGCCTCGACCTGATGCAGGCCGCTGAGCTCTTCTCGCAGAAGCATTTCTCTGAGGTGGTTCAGCACGAAGAGTTCATGCTGCTCAGCCAGACAGAAGTGGAAAAGCTCATAAAGTGTGATGAAATCCAG GTGGACTCAGAGGAGCCTGTGTTTGAAGCCGTGTTAAACTGGGTCAAACACAACCGAAAAGAGCGAGAGCCCTATCTTCCAGACATGCTCGAGTTTGTCCGATTGCCGCTCCTGACCCCCCGCTACATTACAGATGTCATTGATGCCGAG CCCCTCATACGGTGTAGCCTGCCGTGTCGAGACCTTGTTGATGAAGCCAAGAAATTCCACTTGAGACCCGAGCTGAGGAGTGAGATGCAGGGCCCGCGCACACAAGCTAGACTAG gTGCCAAAGAAGTCTTGTTGGTTATTGGAGGGTTTGGCAGCCAACAATCACCCATCGACATCGTTGAAAAATATGATCCCAAAACACAAGAGTGGAGCTTCCTGCCT AACATTGCACGGAAAAGGCGCTACGTCGCCACGGTGTCTCTTCATGATCGCGTTTATGTGATCGGAGGTTATGACGGCCGCTCGAGGCTCAGCTCAGTGGAGTGTCTGGACTACACCGCAGACGAGGACGGGGTTTGGTACACCGTCGCCACCATGAACGTGCGCCGTGGACTCGCCGGAGCCACAACACTCGGAG ATATGATTTATGTTGCTGGGGGCTTTGATGGCAGCCGACGTCACACCAGCATGGAGAGATATGACCCAAACATTGACCagtggagcatgctgggagataTGCAGACGGCCAGAGAAGGAGCTGGTTTGGTGGTGGCCAGTGGGCTCATATACTGTCTGG GTGGATACGATGGACTCAATATTCTGAATTCAGTGGAGCGGTATGACCCACACACAGGCCACTGGACCAGTGTTACCCCCATGGCCACCAAGCGGTCAG GAGCTGGTGTGGCGTTACTAAATGACCACATCTACGTCGTCGGGGGCTTTGATGGCGTCTCACATCTGGACTCTGTTGAAGTCTACAACATCAGAACGGACTATTGGACGACAGTAGCCAGTATGACCACTCCTCGATGTTACGTAGGAGCGACCGTTCTACGAGGACGTCTCTACGCCATCGCAGG CTATGACGGGAACTCTCTCCTCAGCAGTATTGAATGTTACGACCCTGTCATCGACTCCTGGGAGGTTGTCACTTCGATGGCGACACAGCGGTGTGACGCGGGAGTCTGCGTTCTACGAGAAAAGTGA